TTTTCTGACCCCTCAGAGGCTACTGGGGCTCCTCAGAACCCTGACTCTGAGGACGTGTGTGATGAGCTAGCTGGTCTGATGGGTGCCAAGGTGGCAGGAGCTAGTGGCAGGGTCTGGGGAGGAAGCACTGTGcctcctgcccctcagctgATTTGGCAGTGCTAGACCTTTCTGCAGGTCTCATGGCATGATTTCCTGGAGTCACTTCCCTGCCATGAGTCTCTTGTTTGACCTTGGACCCCCCCAAACCTCCATGAACTCATCTGGCTGTCCCATTGGGGAACCGTGCCTGGACTGGGGCCAGTGGCAGGCTGGGGGAACACATGCACGGTCCATGCCTTACTGCCTCTAAGCTGTGACCTGCTTGGTTTCCCATCAGTGAGAAGAATGGGTTCTGTGTCAGAGGAGCTCAGCTTGGTCCCCTTGCACCAGAGGCCGGAGCTGCTGGaagcctgtgctgagctgctgggcgAGGAGTGGGGGAAGAGCCGGGCATCGCGGCTGCACACGCTGCAGCGCTCCTCGGACGCCTTTCccacctgcctgctgctgctgcggagCCGGGGGCCCCACGAGACCCCCACTGCCCGGGAGGGGCCCTGCGAACTCGTGGGTCACGTCCGACTGTCCCGCGTGGTCAGCCGTCCCCATGACCTCTTCGTGGAGAGCGTGGTGGTGGCCCGGGCACTGCGGGGCCAGGGCTATGGGCGGCGGCTGATGGAGGCCACTGAGCAGTGGGCCCGGGCCCGGGGCTTTTGCTGCCTGCACCTCACCACCCATGACAAGCAGCATTTCTATGCCCACCTGGGCTATGTTCTGGGTGAGCCGGTGCAGAGCGTGACCTTTCTCAGCCCGGCTATATCCTCTGAGGTGCTGCGGCTCTTCTCCGCCCCTTCTggggctgccactgccaccGCCACCAGGCCATGGGTACCCGCTGCCCCTCCGCCTCCCCCGCTGCCCCTCACTGTCCCCCCACCGCCTCCCCCACCGACTGTGATCTGGGCGAGGGGTGtcctggctgagagcagcaagcagagccTCCTGGAATCCCCGCACCGCGATGCCAAAGGGCTCCCCATCTTCTGGATGAAGAAGGACATCTGAGGGGCCAGGGCCCTGAGCCAGTAATTAAAGCAGTGCGGGTGGGAGCTGCCcgctgcagccctgcctgacTGCCTGCCATTCTTCAGGGCTGGcaccagctcccccagcctccaTGGTTCACCCTGGCCCCATTGCTGGGGCAaggaggtgctggcagggaaTGGGCAGAGTTCCTGTTCCCTGCCCTACTTGGGCACgctgcctctgctcccacctggcccccagctcacctggctggggctctgggacCACCAGCATGGTGGGGAGCCAGGGCCACTCCAGGCTGTGGGGTTGGCACTGGTCCCCAGGAGCACTGCCTAGTCCCACCAGTTGCGTCCTCCACTCACAGGATTTGCTGTGGGGCAACTGGGGCTGGCGGAAAGTGGTGGCCTCCAGCATGGCCACAGCTGTCCTCACTGAGCAgtctggggaaactgaggcacaggatGGCTGGGGGGGTTGCAGAATCGGGTCCCTTTCACTGCACAGTGAGGGGGGCAGGTGGCCAAACCCCTCTAAGGCAGCCGGTGTCAGTGAGGGCCAGAGGCATGGGAGCGGGAAGGTCAGAGAGAGGGTGTCCGGCCTGGCAGCGAGGGATTAGCGCTGTCCTTACTGTGTCACGCGGCCCTGGGCCCATTCCCCGCCTAATCCCCTCATTCTGGGCAGCTggccagtgctgggcaggggcaccagacccctccagctctgcctgggctgtgagAGACAGAGCTGCCCCTTTGGCCCCACCATGCCTCTTGGGGCAACTCAGTCCTTCAGCAGGtcacccagcctggctcagcactGTGCTGAAACAGGGACCAGGGAGTTTTGGTGCCTCCACTACAGGCAGAACTGTAGGGAGCCTTCAGGGAGATTGAGGCACCAGGGTCAGTGGCTTGCAGGGCCACTccagagctgtgccatggctgTGGTGTGCAAGCAGGATCCCGGCaccagaggaaaagcagcaggcagaggtaacactggcagtgctgaggcagGAGGGGTCTCAAACCCCCAAGTCTACCAGgtcctgtttggttttggggtgggcAGCATGTGCTTGCAGGACAGCCCAGCCTCTGTGGCCAGTCCTAGTCTACCACATGCCAGGGGGGCAGTGCCTGCATTGCTGGAATGCTCACTGCATCCCACAGCCTCACCCCCATGGCTCTCCTTTCCTCGCAGGGTGCCGGCCCCGCAAGCAGCTGGTGAGGCGGaatggtgctggtgctggcactgtgggcctgcctggcactgggcacagcaagTGAGGAGAGCCCAGCACCCGAGCCCCTGGCAGGCGGGCAGCCCTTTGCTGTGGTGTGGAATGTCCCCACCGAGCGCTGCCAGCACCGCTTTGGCATAGGGCTGCCCCTCAGCGACTACGGCATCGTGGAGAACCAGGGTGGCCACTTTGCTGGCCAGAACATTACCATCTTCTACAAGAACAAGTTTGGGCTGTACCCCTACCTGTCACAGCACGGTGTCCCCCATAACGGGGGCCTCCCCCAGCGTGTCTCCCTCGACGCCCACATCAACAGGGTGGCCGAGGACATCCACCTCCTCCTGCGACCTGCTTTCCATGGCTTGGCCGTGGTGGACTGGGAGGAGTGGAGGCCCCTGTGGGCCCAAAACTGGGGAGCCAAAAGGATGTACAGGGCAGCCTCAGAGGAGTGGGTGCGGGAGCAGCACGGCTTCCTGccggcacagcagcagctccggcTGGCCCAGCTGGAGTTCGAGAGGGCAGCACAGGCTCTGATGGAGGAGACTCTTCTGGTGGGCCGAGCCCTGCgccctggggggctctggggttTCTACCGCTTTCCCGACTGCCTCAACAGCAACTGGGCCAAGGAGACAAACTACACCGGGCAGTGCCAGCCGGCGGAGGTGCAGCGTAACAACCgtctgggctggctctgggccGCCTCTTCTGCCCTGTACCCCAGCATCTACCTGCCGCTGGCGCTGCCGCCCGCCCTGCGCCGCCGCTTCGTGCACCACCGGCTGCGCGAGGCCCTGCGCGTGGCCGCCCTCGGGGCCCACGGCCTCCTGCCCGTGATCGCCTACTCCCGCCTCTCCTTCCGCCGCTCCTCCCGCTTCCTGCAGCTGGTAAGCACTGTGGGGCCGGAGCTGGCCCTGGGTGCCATGCGGGGTTCTGGCTGGCGCAGGGACAGAGGCTGTATCCCGCAGACGGGTCACGTCTGTGTTCCTGGCAGGCTGACCTGGTGCACACCATCGGGGAGAGCGCGGCACTGGGAGCGGCTGGACTCGTGCTCTGGGGGGACCTGTCGTACTCCCACTCGGCTGTGAGTATGgcccctgcagcactggaggcagtgggcagcaggagagggtgTGGGATGTATGGGGTGGCCACGTCCCCCGTGCCCACCAGGGAGGGCTGGCCAGGTCTCTGTTGCTGGGGCGGGTTCTCACTGGTGCTTCctccccaggaaagctgtgccGACCTGCGCCACTATCTCGTGTCCACCCTGGGTCCCTACGTGGCCAACGTGACGGCAGCAGCCCGAGAATGCAGCTATGGGCAGTGCCACGGGCACGGGCGCTGTGTGCGCCGGCAGCCCCACGAGCTGGGCAGCCTCCTGCACCTTGGCCCCGGTGCCAGCCCGTGGGCTGCTTTTCGCTGCCACTGCTACcgtggctgggcagggaaaggctgtgccCAGCGGGTatggctcagccctgccacctcctgccaggTCCCTGCCCATGCTCACAGCCTCTATGGGCACAAGGATCTCACATCCTCTGACACCTGCCTGCCACGGGGCACGTGGGAC
The window above is part of the Serinus canaria isolate serCan28SL12 chromosome 12, serCan2020, whole genome shotgun sequence genome. Proteins encoded here:
- the NAA80 gene encoding N-alpha-acetyltransferase 80, with translation MGSVSEELSLVPLHQRPELLEACAELLGEEWGKSRASRLHTLQRSSDAFPTCLLLLRSRGPHETPTAREGPCELVGHVRLSRVVSRPHDLFVESVVVARALRGQGYGRRLMEATEQWARARGFCCLHLTTHDKQHFYAHLGYVLGEPVQSVTFLSPAISSEVLRLFSAPSGAATATATRPWVPAAPPPPPLPLTVPPPPPPPTVIWARGVLAESSKQSLLESPHRDAKGLPIFWMKKDI
- the HYAL3 gene encoding hyaluronidase-3, with protein sequence MVLVLALWACLALGTASEESPAPEPLAGGQPFAVVWNVPTERCQHRFGIGLPLSDYGIVENQGGHFAGQNITIFYKNKFGLYPYLSQHGVPHNGGLPQRVSLDAHINRVAEDIHLLLRPAFHGLAVVDWEEWRPLWAQNWGAKRMYRAASEEWVREQHGFLPAQQQLRLAQLEFERAAQALMEETLLVGRALRPGGLWGFYRFPDCLNSNWAKETNYTGQCQPAEVQRNNRLGWLWAASSALYPSIYLPLALPPALRRRFVHHRLREALRVAALGAHGLLPVIAYSRLSFRRSSRFLQLADLVHTIGESAALGAAGLVLWGDLSYSHSAESCADLRHYLVSTLGPYVANVTAAARECSYGQCHGHGRCVRRQPHELGSLLHLGPGASPWAAFRCHCYRGWAGKGCAQRVWLSPATSCQVPAHAHSLYGHKDLTSSDTCLPRGTWDW